A stretch of Candidatus Binatia bacterium DNA encodes these proteins:
- a CDS encoding DUF1566 domain-containing protein yields the protein MKRLYSTLIAVVAFVLFGTAVLADPGTTWNKKINGAGRFQVLNQFGKAAVLDKETGRVWERSPNTGSFTWFNALLHCYQLEVGGRKGWRLPTIEELASLVDTSQANPSLPLGHPFSNVQLQSSIYWSATTDASDASLAWGVNFSNGFVSPGGGGFFKSNAAAFVWCVRGGQGIDGVQ from the coding sequence ATGAAGAGACTATATTCAACTTTGATCGCTGTGGTGGCTTTTGTCCTGTTTGGCACAGCGGTGCTTGCTGATCCTGGGACGACGTGGAACAAGAAAATCAACGGTGCAGGGAGGTTTCAGGTGCTAAACCAGTTTGGCAAAGCCGCGGTCCTGGACAAAGAGACCGGGCGTGTCTGGGAGCGGTCGCCGAATACGGGCTCTTTCACTTGGTTTAATGCGCTCCTTCACTGCTACCAGCTAGAGGTTGGAGGCCGTAAAGGGTGGCGGCTCCCCACGATCGAAGAGCTGGCGAGCCTGGTGGACACATCGCAGGCAAATCCATCCTTGCCCCTTGGCCATCCATTTTCCAATGTGCAGTTGCAGTCGTCCATCTACTGGTCGGCTACTACCGACGCCAGCGATGCCAGCCTCGCGTGGGGCGTGAACTTCAGCAATGGCTTCGTGAGCCCCGGCGGCGGCGGCTTCTTTAAGTCCAACGCCGCCGCCTTCGTCTGGTGTGTGCGCGGCGGACAGGGGATTGATGGGGTTCAGTGA
- a CDS encoding AMP-binding protein, with amino-acid sequence MTHPTTTLKDLLRQRAYDHPKNPLLISKDGRFTYGDFQQEVYRVANAFLRLGVCKGDKVAVLLSNCPEFLLAVFAAAEIGAVFVPINTAFSADEVGYVLDHADSGCLITERSYLALIDRVRDRCPQLKRVIALGKKSEPGCFGWDELLHGASDKAPAIAVQADDLVSITYTSGTTDRPKGVMLTQFTYAFAPQKRAEALGWNERDRALVMLPLFHVNALCHIALAMISVGGSLVLREKFSASHFWDEVREYGVTTSSLMRTIPTILLNQPERSDDSQNPLRLAVALLPPDLHLRFEQRFDLTVVGSYSLTEDILSVLGPTAKTKRKLGSCGLPAAPEAHRLRITDEAGNDLPPGKLGEIVKQSPAVMRGYYKNPAATAEALREGWLYTGDLGYIDDDGFLYFIDRKKDMIKRGDENVSAEEVERVLNSHPQIAESAVVGVADPIRQEEIKACVVLKPPATAETVSPEAIWSFCRERLAAFKVPRYIEYHDSLPKTSSVKVQKSLLREEAKAGPHAVFDRQAPKES; translated from the coding sequence ATGACTCACCCGACAACCACGCTCAAGGACCTACTGCGTCAACGAGCCTATGACCATCCTAAAAACCCGTTGTTGATCTCAAAAGACGGTCGGTTCACCTACGGCGATTTCCAGCAGGAAGTCTATCGCGTGGCCAACGCTTTCCTTCGGCTCGGCGTATGTAAGGGAGACAAAGTCGCTGTGCTGCTCTCGAACTGTCCCGAGTTTCTTCTCGCCGTCTTCGCCGCGGCCGAGATCGGCGCGGTCTTCGTTCCGATCAATACCGCTTTTTCCGCCGACGAAGTCGGCTACGTTCTGGATCATGCCGATTCCGGTTGCCTCATCACGGAACGTTCCTACCTGGCGCTGATTGATCGAGTGAGAGACCGCTGTCCGCAGCTCAAGCGCGTCATTGCATTAGGAAAAAAGAGCGAGCCCGGGTGCTTCGGATGGGACGAGCTTCTCCACGGGGCTTCGGACAAAGCGCCGGCTATTGCTGTACAAGCGGACGACTTGGTTTCGATCACCTACACCTCCGGTACCACGGACCGGCCCAAGGGGGTCATGCTCACGCAATTTACCTACGCCTTTGCGCCGCAAAAACGGGCCGAGGCGCTGGGGTGGAACGAGCGCGACCGCGCGCTCGTCATGTTGCCGCTGTTCCACGTCAACGCGCTCTGCCACATCGCGCTCGCGATGATTTCCGTCGGCGGCAGCCTGGTTCTTCGCGAGAAATTCAGCGCCTCGCATTTTTGGGACGAAGTCAGAGAATACGGCGTGACGACGTCGAGTCTGATGCGCACGATTCCGACGATTCTCTTGAATCAGCCGGAAAGATCCGACGACTCGCAAAATCCGCTTCGTCTAGCCGTTGCGCTGTTGCCGCCGGACCTGCATTTACGCTTCGAACAGCGCTTCGACCTCACGGTCGTCGGCTCGTACAGCTTGACGGAAGACATCTTGAGCGTCCTCGGACCGACGGCCAAGACCAAGCGCAAGCTCGGGAGCTGCGGCCTGCCGGCGGCGCCGGAGGCGCACAGGCTGCGCATCACCGATGAGGCCGGCAACGATCTTCCGCCGGGCAAGCTCGGAGAGATCGTCAAGCAGAGCCCGGCGGTCATGCGCGGCTATTACAAGAATCCCGCGGCGACGGCGGAAGCGCTGAGAGAGGGTTGGCTCTACACGGGCGATCTCGGCTACATCGACGACGACGGTTTTCTCTACTTCATCGACCGCAAAAAAGACATGATCAAGCGCGGCGACGAGAACGTCTCCGCCGAAGAGGTCGAGCGGGTGTTGAATTCCCACCCGCAAATCGCCGAGTCGGCGGTCGTCGGCGTTGCCGATCCGATCCGGCAGGAAGAGATCAAGGCGTGCGTCGTGCTGAAACCGCCCGCCACTGCTGAAACCGTTTCGCCGGAAGCGATCTGGAGCTTCTGCCGAGAGCGCCTCGCCGCTTTCAAAGTTCCCCGCTATATCGAGTACCACGACTCGCTGCCGAAAACTTCCAGCGTGAAAGTGCAGAAGAGTCTTTTGCGCGAAGAGGCGAAGGCCGGGCCGCACGCCGTTTTCGATCGCCAGGCGCCGAAGGAAAGCTAG
- a CDS encoding GIY-YIG nuclease family protein, with protein MIGGEVARPFFTYILRCSDRSYYVGHTDEIERRLAEHETGATRGYTAARRPVQLVWFQEFLTREEAKAAEAQIKRWSRRKKEALIGGRMEELRAAARKDWVSYRQRRALR; from the coding sequence ATGATCGGAGGAGAGGTGGCGCGGCCGTTTTTTACGTATATTTTGCGATGCTCGGACAGATCATACTACGTTGGGCATACGGATGAAATCGAGCGTCGGCTGGCAGAGCACGAAACGGGGGCGACCCGTGGCTACACGGCCGCTCGCCGACCAGTACAACTTGTTTGGTTTCAGGAGTTCCTAACCCGGGAGGAGGCAAAGGCGGCTGAGGCGCAGATCAAGAGGTGGAGCCGCCGGAAGAAGGAGGCGTTGATCGGGGGTAGGATGGAGGAGTTGAGAGCGGCAGCGCGCAAGGACTGGGTTTCCTACCGACAGCGCAGGGCCCTTCGCTAA
- a CDS encoding aldehyde dehydrogenase family protein yields the protein MAKIFIAGEQLDSESKQTTEVRNPATGEVVDTVPKGTVNDIRRAIDAASGALKKWSQMAPSKRGSILLAAGRLILEQEKELATLLTKEQGKPLRESILEIRRFVHTLDHYGGMAKSLRTAAVVLDNGRHGLVLRKPIGVCGAIVPWNFPVSLMGNKLGPALLAGNTVVVKPAGTTPLTDLRCCELIDKAIQAAGGPKGVINVVTGPGSVVGEELLVNRTVRKIGFTGATDTGRRVMQSAATDFKHVTLELGGSDPMIVCEDADLDRAISAASVGRFFNCGQACLAVKRLYLVDKIADEFTARLVEKVKKLRIGNGLARETIMGPLHTADQRKEVEEQVADAVKRGAKVLYGAERPKGGDYDKGFYLLPTLVANLDPESKMLKDEVFGPALPIVRVKDLEEGVAQANNSIFGLGSSVWTRDINKAMFAAEHIESGYTWVNSAQIIYDELPFGGVKQSGIGKEHGEEAIEHYTESKSVVIATETQSEAMGGE from the coding sequence ATGGCGAAAATTTTCATTGCCGGGGAGCAGCTCGACTCTGAAAGCAAGCAGACCACCGAGGTCCGCAACCCGGCGACCGGCGAAGTCGTCGATACCGTCCCCAAGGGAACCGTCAATGACATCCGCCGGGCGATCGACGCAGCCTCCGGCGCGTTGAAAAAATGGTCGCAGATGGCGCCGTCGAAGCGCGGCTCGATCCTGCTCGCGGCCGGCCGGCTCATTCTCGAACAGGAGAAAGAGCTGGCGACGCTGCTCACCAAAGAACAGGGAAAACCGCTCCGGGAATCTATTCTAGAGATCCGCCGCTTCGTCCACACGCTGGATCATTACGGCGGCATGGCCAAGAGCCTCCGCACCGCCGCCGTCGTGCTCGACAACGGCCGGCACGGACTCGTCCTGCGCAAGCCGATCGGCGTTTGCGGCGCGATCGTGCCGTGGAACTTTCCCGTCTCCCTCATGGGCAACAAGCTAGGCCCGGCGCTTTTGGCCGGCAACACAGTCGTCGTGAAGCCCGCCGGCACGACGCCGCTGACCGACCTACGCTGTTGCGAGCTGATCGACAAAGCGATCCAGGCCGCCGGCGGCCCCAAGGGCGTCATCAACGTCGTCACCGGGCCGGGCAGCGTCGTCGGCGAAGAGCTGCTCGTCAATCGCACGGTCCGGAAGATCGGCTTTACCGGCGCGACCGACACCGGCCGGCGCGTGATGCAGTCCGCCGCGACCGATTTCAAACACGTCACTCTGGAACTGGGCGGCAGCGATCCGATGATCGTCTGCGAAGACGCCGACCTCGACCGCGCTATCAGCGCCGCTTCCGTCGGCCGCTTCTTCAACTGCGGACAAGCCTGTCTCGCCGTCAAGCGGCTTTATCTTGTCGACAAGATCGCCGATGAATTCACCGCAAGGCTGGTCGAGAAAGTAAAGAAGCTCCGCATCGGCAACGGCCTCGCGCGCGAGACGATTATGGGCCCGCTGCACACCGCCGATCAAAGAAAAGAGGTCGAGGAACAGGTAGCGGATGCGGTGAAGCGCGGCGCCAAAGTTCTCTACGGCGCCGAGCGGCCCAAAGGCGGGGACTACGACAAAGGTTTCTATCTCCTGCCGACGCTCGTCGCCAATCTCGATCCGGAATCGAAAATGCTGAAGGACGAGGTCTTCGGCCCGGCGCTCCCGATCGTCCGGGTCAAAGACCTTGAAGAAGGCGTCGCGCAGGCGAACAACTCGATCTTCGGCCTCGGCTCTTCGGTCTGGACGCGCGACATCAACAAGGCGATGTTCGCCGCCGAGCACATCGAGTCCGGCTATACCTGGGTCAACTCGGCGCAGATCATCTACGACGAGCTGCCCTTCGGCGGGGTCAAGCAGAGCGGCATCGGCAAAGAGCACGGCGAAGAGGCGATCGAGCACTACACGGAGTCGAAGTCCGTCGTCATCGCCACCGAGACCCAGTCCGAAGCCATGGGCGGGGAATAG
- a CDS encoding class II aldolase/adducin family protein, translating into MNLKELKENLAYSCNILANEGHWDQILGHVSVRVPKQNKILMKPHSFGFEEIRPQHIIVVDIESGKKIEGKYERHSEVFIHTEIMKARPDVNCVVHTHPPYAIAFGSLGRPLRPISHEGSIFYQGLPLFDHTTALIRTPELGVQVAKSLGKCRGVLMKNHGSTVVGESIEVATLYAVFLEKACRIQLLATASGEPSWTSDEEAPIKYEQIYTPHRLGSMWDYFVRRARKFRK; encoded by the coding sequence ATGAACCTGAAAGAGCTCAAAGAAAATCTGGCCTACTCGTGCAACATTCTCGCGAACGAAGGCCACTGGGACCAGATCCTCGGCCACGTATCGGTCCGCGTTCCCAAGCAGAACAAGATTCTCATGAAACCGCACAGCTTCGGCTTCGAAGAGATCCGGCCGCAGCACATCATCGTCGTCGATATCGAGAGCGGGAAAAAGATCGAAGGCAAGTACGAGCGCCATTCCGAGGTTTTCATCCATACCGAAATTATGAAAGCGCGCCCGGACGTCAATTGCGTCGTCCACACGCATCCGCCGTACGCCATCGCCTTCGGCTCTCTCGGCCGGCCGCTCCGGCCGATCAGCCATGAAGGCTCGATCTTCTACCAAGGCCTGCCGCTGTTCGACCACACCACCGCGTTGATACGAACGCCCGAGCTGGGTGTCCAGGTGGCCAAGTCTTTAGGCAAGTGCCGTGGCGTCTTGATGAAAAACCACGGCTCTACGGTGGTGGGTGAATCGATCGAGGTCGCGACGCTTTATGCCGTTTTTCTGGAGAAGGCCTGCCGCATCCAACTGCTCGCCACCGCTTCCGGCGAGCCTTCCTGGACGAGCGACGAGGAGGCGCCGATCAAGTACGAGCAGATCTACACGCCGCACCGGCTGGGGTCGATGTGGGACTACTTTGTCCGCCGCGCGAGGAAATTCCGCAAATAA
- a CDS encoding ABC transporter substrate-binding protein, protein MRIGRLAAVTLLIVISLAPGAAAQNKVRINWTAVTGAQSGLFMAKQEGLFKKNGLEAELIHIPSSSRGIQAILAGEIAFSFMDGNNQVQANLQGANIASIVGATNRMVFSLMAKPEIKKIADLKGKKIGITRVGSSTHTSALYALGQAGLKPVDYQILPLLEVPNIFTALVAGQIDAGVVSPPTNSRARKVGMVELMNIAKEGPEYVSVAIGTSRSYLSVNGDIARRVVRSYAEGVYIFKTNKVAALKMIQNQLKVKDTDIQEDTFNQFSQYLEYPPYVSRKGMEAVIADVAATVPAAKSAKPDDFIEMRFVAELEKEGFFKKFAIK, encoded by the coding sequence ATGAGGATCGGAAGACTCGCGGCCGTAACTTTGCTGATCGTGATTTCGCTGGCGCCGGGTGCCGCGGCGCAAAACAAAGTCCGCATCAACTGGACGGCGGTGACCGGCGCGCAGAGCGGTTTGTTCATGGCCAAACAGGAAGGACTGTTCAAGAAAAATGGCCTCGAAGCGGAGTTGATTCATATTCCTTCGAGCTCGCGGGGGATTCAGGCGATTCTTGCCGGTGAAATCGCTTTTTCGTTCATGGACGGAAACAACCAGGTTCAGGCGAATCTTCAAGGCGCGAACATCGCGTCGATCGTCGGCGCCACCAATCGCATGGTGTTTTCGCTCATGGCGAAGCCCGAGATCAAGAAAATCGCCGATCTCAAGGGAAAAAAGATCGGCATCACGCGGGTGGGTTCATCCACCCACACCTCGGCGCTCTACGCCCTCGGGCAAGCCGGCTTGAAGCCGGTGGATTATCAGATTCTTCCCCTGCTGGAAGTCCCCAACATCTTTACGGCGCTGGTTGCCGGCCAGATCGACGCCGGCGTCGTCTCGCCTCCCACCAACAGCCGGGCGCGCAAGGTCGGAATGGTGGAGCTGATGAATATTGCCAAGGAGGGGCCGGAATACGTCTCGGTCGCGATCGGCACGAGCCGGAGCTACTTGAGCGTCAATGGGGACATAGCCCGGCGTGTAGTCCGTAGCTACGCGGAAGGGGTGTATATTTTCAAAACGAATAAAGTGGCCGCTCTTAAGATGATTCAAAACCAGCTCAAGGTGAAGGACACGGACATCCAGGAGGATACGTTCAACCAGTTTAGCCAGTATTTAGAGTATCCGCCGTACGTCAGCCGCAAGGGGATGGAAGCCGTTATCGCCGATGTCGCCGCGACGGTTCCGGCGGCGAAGTCGGCCAAGCCGGACGATTTTATCGAGATGCGCTTCGTCGCCGAGCTGGAAAAAGAGGGCTTCTTTAAAAAGTTCGCGATCAAGTAA
- a CDS encoding DUF72 domain-containing protein, whose protein sequence is MAGKIYVGTSGWNYKHWMNGAFYPPSCPQSEWLDFYARRFGTVEINNSFYRLPAPETFAA, encoded by the coding sequence ATGGCCGGTAAAATTTACGTCGGCACTAGCGGCTGGAACTACAAGCACTGGATGAACGGCGCGTTTTACCCACCCTCTTGTCCGCAGAGCGAATGGCTCGATTTTTATGCGCGTCGCTTCGGCACGGTCGAGATCAACAACAGCTTCTATCGCCTGCCGGCGCCGGAAACATTCGCCGCC
- a CDS encoding benzoate-CoA ligase family protein, which translates to MDLPDIYNAATTFVDENIARGRGKRLAIYYQDETFTYEDVYEKVNQAGNVFKELGVDTEQRVLLVLPDSPEFAFSFFGAIKIGAVPIPANPWMKAKDYDYLLNDSRARVAVIHESVLPEFEPIWNNPRHLKSVLVVGKAKGRAVSFEHFTSKASSRLEAEPTSKDDVCFWGYTSGSTGSPKGAVHLQHDMITITDLFVKPVLGMSEDDICFSASKLFFAYGLGNSLYFPFRFGAATVLWPERPDPEKILRVIEKYRPTFFFSVPTLYARLLRVERNYDLSSLRICLSSGEPLPPALFHQWKEKYGTELLDVVGSTEATHDFLANRPGRAKPGSSGEVTPAFEAKIVDEEGREVPTGEVGNLFVKGDANAPFYWNKHEQTKRMMQGEWLKTGDTYYRDEEGYYWYCGRSDDMMKVGGLWVSPIEIENTLMEHASVLETAVVGQPDHDGLLKPKAYVLLKSEYKASDQLKEELQSLVKNKLAPYKYPRWIDFVDELPKTVTGKIQRFRLRSGK; encoded by the coding sequence ATGGACCTTCCCGACATCTACAACGCGGCGACGACCTTCGTCGATGAGAATATCGCCCGGGGCCGGGGTAAGCGGCTCGCCATTTATTATCAGGATGAGACCTTCACTTATGAAGATGTCTACGAGAAGGTCAACCAGGCCGGCAACGTATTCAAAGAATTAGGCGTCGACACCGAGCAGCGGGTCCTGCTCGTTCTTCCCGACTCGCCTGAATTCGCTTTCAGCTTTTTCGGCGCGATAAAGATCGGCGCCGTGCCGATCCCCGCCAATCCGTGGATGAAGGCGAAGGACTACGACTACCTGCTGAACGACAGCCGTGCGCGAGTCGCCGTCATACACGAATCCGTCCTCCCCGAGTTCGAGCCGATCTGGAACAACCCGCGCCATTTGAAAAGCGTGCTGGTCGTCGGCAAGGCCAAAGGCCGCGCCGTCTCCTTCGAACACTTCACCTCAAAGGCATCGAGCCGCCTGGAAGCTGAGCCGACCAGCAAAGACGACGTCTGCTTCTGGGGTTACACGTCGGGCAGCACCGGCTCGCCCAAGGGTGCGGTCCACCTCCAGCACGATATGATCACGATCACCGATTTGTTCGTGAAGCCCGTGCTGGGGATGAGCGAGGACGACATCTGCTTTTCCGCCTCGAAGCTTTTTTTCGCATACGGCCTCGGCAACTCGCTCTATTTTCCCTTCCGCTTCGGCGCTGCGACGGTCCTCTGGCCCGAGCGGCCCGATCCGGAGAAGATTCTTCGCGTCATCGAAAAATATCGCCCGACCTTCTTCTTTTCCGTGCCGACGCTCTACGCCCGGCTGCTCCGCGTCGAAAGAAATTACGATCTCAGCTCGCTGAGAATCTGCCTCTCTTCCGGCGAGCCGCTGCCGCCGGCGCTCTTCCATCAATGGAAAGAGAAGTACGGCACTGAGCTGCTGGACGTCGTCGGCTCCACGGAGGCGACGCACGATTTTCTCGCCAACCGGCCGGGGAGGGCCAAACCCGGGAGCAGCGGCGAGGTGACGCCCGCGTTCGAGGCGAAGATCGTCGACGAAGAAGGCCGCGAAGTGCCGACCGGCGAGGTCGGAAATTTATTCGTCAAAGGCGACGCCAACGCGCCCTTTTACTGGAACAAGCACGAGCAGACCAAACGGATGATGCAGGGAGAGTGGCTGAAGACCGGCGACACTTATTATCGCGACGAGGAGGGTTATTACTGGTACTGCGGCCGCTCCGACGACATGATGAAAGTCGGCGGCCTCTGGGTCTCTCCGATCGAGATCGAAAATACGTTGATGGAGCACGCCTCGGTCCTGGAGACCGCGGTGGTGGGCCAGCCCGATCACGACGGTCTCCTCAAGCCCAAGGCCTACGTGCTCCTCAAGAGCGAATACAAGGCCAGCGATCAACTCAAAGAAGAGCTCCAGTCGCTGGTCAAGAACAAACTCGCCCCCTACAAATATCCCAGGTGGATCGATTTCGTCGACGAGCTGCCGAAGACCGTCACGGGAAAGATCCAAAGATTCAGGCTGCGGAGCGGAAAGTAA